From the genome of Vicia villosa cultivar HV-30 ecotype Madison, WI linkage group LG2, Vvil1.0, whole genome shotgun sequence, one region includes:
- the LOC131651410 gene encoding uncharacterized mitochondrial protein AtMg00810-like encodes MQTRAKSGFNQPRLEPRLLLAASEPKTTKQALAVPNWLAAMKAEYNALISNKPWTLAHLPTHRQAIGTYYHQDYTFYHITIRIILSITLTYRWSIQELNVNNAFLNGLLDGEVYMAQPQGFEQDNPNLVCRFNKASYGLKQAPMQWFERLQAAALVQLKFRPSKCDPSLFTYFEEGHTVYLLVYVDDIIITGSSTSLLKSIITKLNVAFSLKHLGVLDYFLGIQVTRIDPQSLLLTQSKYVKDLLLKTNMSDCAPVSTPMQSTCKLTKAGSPAFGDPYMYRSVVGALRYATLTRPDIAYAVNKVCQFMAHPLDTHWVEVKRILRYLKGTLTHGLQLTSLSSTSAPSVQLFCDADWASDPDDRRSPSGAVIYFGPNLVSWWSKKVDCCGSI; translated from the exons ATGCAGACTAGGGCTAAGTCTGGATTCAATCAACCAAGACTTGAACCTAGACTGTTGCTTGCTGCTTCTGAACCCAAAACTACCAAACAAGCCCTTGCTGTTCCTAACTGGCTGGCTGCTATGAAGGCAGAATATAATGCTCTCATTTCCAACAAACCATGGACCCTTGCGCATCTGCCCACTCACAGACAGGCTATTGGAA CCTATTACCATCAGGATTATACTTTCTATCACATTACCATCAGGATTATactttctatcactcttacttaTAGGTGGTCTATTCAAGAGCTTAATGTGAATAATGCCTTTCTTAATGGTTTGCTTGATGGAGAAGTGTACATGGCCCAACCTCAAGGCTTTGAGCAAGATAATCCCAATCTGGTGTGTAGGTTTAATAAGGCTAGTTATGGCCTTAAACAGGCCCCCATGCAGTGGTTTGAGAGATTGCAGGCGGCTGCCCTTGTGCAATTGAAATTTAGGCCTAGCAAATGTGATCCCTCACTGTTTACATACTTTGAAGAAGGGCATACTGTTTACCTActggtttatgttgatgacatcataATAACTGGCAGCTCCACCTCTCTTCTCAAGTCTATCATCACCAAACTGAATGTTGCATTCTCCCTCAAACACTTGGGAGTCTTGGACTACTTTCTTGGCATTCAAGTCACCAGAATAGACCCTCAGTCTCTTCTCCTCACTCAGTCCAAGTATGTGAAAGACTTGCTACTCAAAACCAACATGTCTGATTGTGCCCCTGTTTCCACTCCCATGCAGTCCACATGTAAACTTACCAAAGCTGGTTCTCCTGCCTTTGGTGACCCCTATATGTATAGGTCAGTGGTTGGAGCTCTTCGGTATGCTACTCTCACCAGGCCGGATATTGCTTATGCAGTCAATAAGGTGTGTCAGTTTATGGCTCATCCTCTTGACACTCATTGGGTAGAAGTTAAGCGTATTTTGAGGTACCTCAAGGGCACTCTTACTCATGGACTTCAGCTCACTTCTCTCAGTTCTACCTCTGCACCTTCTGTTCAGCttttctgtgatgctgattgggcTTCTGACCCGGATGACAGAAGAAGCCCTTCAGGTGCAGTTATCTACTTTGGCCCAAACTTGGTCTCTTGGTGGTCAAAAAAAGTAGACTGTTGTGGCTCGATCTAG